The following coding sequences lie in one Spirosoma sp. KUDC1026 genomic window:
- a CDS encoding HYC_CC_PP family protein, with protein sequence MKRRLFQLFNLLMACIVLLSSTGFGLVEHSCQMRGKKKTMVVAFSKDAEQKGCKIGKHTAINTDELIISRDECCQDEQSYENVDVTSSLTQLVAKFAKIVTEAVLTSVLTVVTWLVDWIFDHSVATSAPAVSSPSLPSGRDLLSLVQRFLI encoded by the coding sequence ATGAAACGTCGGCTTTTTCAACTGTTCAACCTCCTGATGGCCTGCATCGTGCTGCTGAGCAGTACGGGCTTTGGACTGGTAGAACATTCGTGCCAGATGCGCGGCAAGAAAAAGACCATGGTGGTTGCGTTCAGTAAAGACGCTGAGCAAAAGGGCTGCAAAATTGGCAAACACACGGCCATCAATACAGACGAACTGATCATCAGTCGGGATGAGTGCTGCCAGGATGAACAGAGCTACGAAAATGTAGACGTAACATCCTCGCTGACCCAACTGGTAGCCAAATTCGCCAAAATTGTTACGGAGGCCGTTCTGACCAGCGTACTAACCGTCGTTACCTGGCTGGTTGACTGGATTTTTGATCATAGCGTTGCAACCAGCGCTCCTGCTGTTTCTTCACCATCCTTACCGTCCGGGCGCGATCTCCTGTCGCTCGTACAGCGCTTCCTTATTTGA
- a CDS encoding heavy-metal-associated domain-containing protein, which produces MLRNLLLTALTALTLTSYAATARSVGDDKEKEVKIKTSAVCGMCKARIERNLAFEKGVKEANLDVKSKVVTIKYNPGKTDVTKLKSNISKTGYDAEEVMADAAGYEKLPSCCKKGGMDNQ; this is translated from the coding sequence ATGTTACGTAACCTTCTTTTAACAGCGCTGACGGCGTTGACACTAACGAGCTATGCCGCTACTGCCAGATCGGTTGGCGATGATAAGGAAAAGGAAGTCAAGATAAAAACATCGGCCGTTTGCGGTATGTGCAAAGCCCGGATCGAACGGAATCTGGCGTTCGAGAAAGGCGTGAAAGAAGCCAACCTAGACGTGAAGTCGAAGGTAGTAACGATCAAATATAATCCGGGTAAAACGGACGTAACGAAATTGAAATCCAATATCAGCAAAACCGGCTATGATGCTGAAGAAGTAATGGCCGATGCGGCTGGTTACGAAAAACTGCCAAGCTGCTGCAAAAAAGGCGGCATGGACAATCAGTAA
- a CDS encoding TonB-dependent receptor — translation MRFYLVILTLLAALPVRAQIDSSVVVRGVVAEQQQNKRIPLIGATVRWAGSSGGTITDSTGRFQLPLTTQFNQLLISYVGYQSDTLTVTNPANDITSILRPERTLSEVTVSGAAGQLDRMNPIQTELITQRTLAKAACCNLSESFETNASVSVSYADAVTGAKQIQFLGLGGQYVQTNVENIPTIRGLATTFGLNYIPGTWITSIDIGKGAGSVVNGYESMSGQMNVELQKPDSPDKLFLNGYVNSFGRIEGNANWSKPLSKKWTVGVLGHASALRNEIDQNNDGFRDLPLYTQLNAINRYKYSSDRFVAQFGVKALYEDRDGGQLARYDTPSSTRYSFGNTTRRLEFFSKTAKLYPDKPYKGLGLILNGLHHEQIANFGYRPYLGLQRTFYANLIYQSIIGNTNHAYKAGLSYLLDDYLERLGPLQTNRTESVPGVFAEYTYSYLEKLTFVLGGRFDYHNLFGAQWTPRAHLKYNLSPNVALRASGGRGFRVPNRFIENFGYLVSSRTIVNDSPLQPEISWNYGLSLSNDVNLFGKKASLVLDYHRTTFENQLVVDLEHPRELHFYNLQGASFANSFQAELNIQPIKRFEVKAAYRLFDVRQSMGGPFGESRLLPKMMVSRDRVLLNAGYALPFDKWKFDATLQWNGPRRIPYLRPDYVHTSYGNMPTDYSPGFYNLNAQVSRAFRSGWEIYLGGENLTGFRQLNPIVAANDPFGVNFDAGSRAWGPVTGRMVYLGFRFKPVL, via the coding sequence ATGCGATTTTACCTTGTTATACTGACTCTGCTGGCAGCTCTGCCGGTAAGAGCTCAGATCGATTCGTCGGTCGTTGTTCGGGGCGTTGTGGCCGAACAGCAACAGAATAAACGGATTCCCCTGATTGGTGCTACCGTCCGTTGGGCAGGTTCCAGCGGAGGAACCATCACCGATTCAACAGGGCGTTTTCAACTGCCCCTGACAACACAATTCAATCAATTACTGATCAGTTACGTCGGTTATCAGTCCGACACGCTTACGGTTACCAATCCGGCAAACGATATTACAAGTATTCTGCGGCCGGAGCGTACCCTGTCGGAGGTTACGGTGTCTGGGGCGGCTGGACAACTGGACCGGATGAACCCTATTCAGACGGAACTGATCACTCAGCGTACGCTGGCGAAAGCGGCCTGCTGCAACCTGTCGGAAAGCTTCGAAACGAACGCGTCGGTTAGCGTGTCGTATGCTGATGCTGTGACGGGAGCCAAGCAGATTCAGTTTCTGGGATTAGGCGGGCAGTACGTGCAGACTAACGTCGAGAATATCCCGACGATACGGGGGCTGGCTACCACCTTCGGTCTGAATTACATTCCCGGCACCTGGATTACGTCGATTGATATCGGCAAAGGTGCCGGATCTGTTGTGAATGGCTACGAGTCAATGAGTGGGCAGATGAATGTAGAGTTACAGAAGCCCGACAGCCCGGATAAACTGTTCCTGAACGGATACGTTAACAGCTTTGGCCGGATAGAAGGCAACGCCAATTGGTCGAAGCCACTCAGCAAAAAATGGACCGTGGGGGTACTGGGTCATGCCAGTGCGCTACGTAACGAGATTGACCAGAACAACGACGGCTTCCGGGATTTGCCCCTGTACACCCAACTCAACGCCATCAACCGCTACAAATACAGCAGTGATCGGTTCGTGGCGCAGTTTGGCGTGAAAGCCCTATACGAAGATCGGGATGGGGGTCAGCTTGCGCGGTATGATACCCCATCATCCACGCGCTATAGCTTTGGGAACACCACCCGGCGGCTGGAGTTTTTCTCCAAAACGGCCAAGCTCTATCCCGACAAACCCTATAAAGGACTGGGCCTCATTCTGAACGGATTGCACCACGAGCAGATCGCTAATTTCGGGTATCGACCCTATTTAGGTCTGCAGCGTACCTTTTACGCCAACCTGATTTACCAGTCCATCATTGGCAATACCAATCATGCCTACAAAGCAGGGTTAAGCTACCTGCTGGACGATTATCTCGAGCGACTGGGGCCTTTGCAAACGAACCGTACCGAATCGGTGCCGGGCGTATTTGCGGAGTATACCTATTCCTATCTGGAGAAACTAACCTTTGTGTTGGGCGGTCGTTTTGATTACCACAATCTATTTGGCGCGCAGTGGACACCCCGGGCGCACCTGAAATACAACCTGAGCCCGAACGTAGCGCTCCGGGCTTCGGGGGGACGTGGTTTTCGGGTGCCGAACAGGTTTATCGAGAATTTTGGCTACCTGGTCAGCTCACGAACGATTGTCAACGACAGCCCGTTGCAACCCGAAATCTCCTGGAATTACGGCCTGAGTCTGTCCAATGACGTCAACCTGTTCGGTAAAAAAGCATCGCTGGTATTGGACTATCATCGGACCACGTTTGAGAACCAACTGGTTGTTGATCTGGAGCATCCTCGCGAACTGCATTTCTATAACCTGCAGGGGGCATCCTTTGCGAATAGCTTTCAGGCGGAGTTAAACATCCAGCCCATAAAGCGCTTCGAAGTAAAAGCAGCTTACCGTTTGTTCGACGTGCGGCAGAGCATGGGTGGGCCATTCGGAGAGAGCCGGCTGCTGCCTAAAATGATGGTGAGCCGCGACCGGGTGCTGTTGAACGCGGGCTATGCGCTGCCCTTCGATAAATGGAAATTCGACGCTACGCTGCAATGGAACGGGCCCCGCCGGATACCGTACCTACGCCCAGACTACGTGCATACGAGCTATGGCAACATGCCTACCGACTACTCGCCTGGATTTTATAACCTGAACGCGCAGGTGAGCCGGGCCTTTCGGAGCGGCTGGGAAATTTACCTGGGTGGCGAAAACCTGACGGGATTCCGGCAACTGAACCCTATCGTGGCCGCCAACGATCCCTTCGGGGTCAACTTTGACGCCGGTAGCCGGGCGTGGGGACCCGTTACGGGCCGTATGGTGTATCTGGGATTTCGCTTTAAACCTGTTTTATAA
- a CDS encoding four-helix bundle copper-binding protein: MENMTSTQHVDTCFSCAEACEACATACLEMGDEDSKGHDMTACIKLCRDCADLCTLCGRLTARGSQFMASFMKVCAEACEACAAECEKHADHNAHCKACAEACRKCAEECRSMAA, translated from the coding sequence ATGGAAAACATGACCTCAACCCAACACGTCGATACCTGTTTTAGCTGCGCCGAAGCCTGTGAAGCCTGCGCTACCGCCTGCCTGGAGATGGGCGATGAAGACAGCAAAGGCCACGACATGACGGCCTGCATCAAACTGTGCCGCGACTGCGCCGACCTATGCACCCTCTGCGGCCGGCTGACGGCCCGGGGCTCGCAGTTTATGGCCTCGTTCATGAAAGTCTGCGCGGAAGCCTGCGAAGCCTGTGCGGCCGAGTGCGAAAAACACGCCGATCACAATGCTCACTGCAAAGCCTGCGCTGAAGCCTGCCGGAAATGCGCTGAAGAATGCCGGAGCATGGCCGCCTAA
- a CDS encoding AraC family transcriptional regulator, which translates to MKLIVKNMVCDRCKRVVREELIKVGLIPSRVELGEVEVDELPATVTLDDVRQLLQENGFDLVDDRRQSLVEHMKVLLINEVQHLKGERQANENYSTFLERKLGYEYSYLSGLFSASEGQTVEKYSIALKIEKVKEWLRYDELTLSEIAWRLNYSSVQHLSNQFRQVTGQTPGQFRKAAQAERRPLDML; encoded by the coding sequence ATGAAGCTGATCGTAAAAAATATGGTGTGCGATCGCTGCAAGCGGGTTGTGCGCGAGGAACTGATAAAAGTCGGGCTGATACCTAGTCGGGTTGAGCTGGGAGAAGTCGAAGTTGATGAGCTGCCCGCTACGGTTACGCTCGATGATGTGCGCCAGTTGTTGCAGGAAAACGGCTTCGACCTGGTTGATGACCGGCGGCAGTCGCTGGTGGAGCACATGAAAGTGCTGCTCATTAACGAAGTGCAGCACCTGAAAGGCGAGCGGCAGGCCAATGAAAATTACTCAACTTTTCTGGAGCGAAAGCTGGGTTACGAATACTCGTATCTCAGCGGTCTGTTTTCGGCCAGTGAGGGGCAAACTGTAGAAAAATATAGTATCGCCCTGAAGATCGAAAAGGTAAAGGAATGGCTCCGGTACGACGAGCTGACGCTGAGTGAGATCGCCTGGCGGTTGAACTACAGCAGCGTGCAGCATTTATCCAATCAGTTCCGGCAAGTGACGGGGCAAACACCGGGTCAGTTTCGCAAAGCCGCTCAGGCCGAACGCCGACCGTTGGATATGCTTTAA